A section of the Harmonia axyridis chromosome 2, icHarAxyr1.1, whole genome shotgun sequence genome encodes:
- the LOC123674209 gene encoding beta-centractin, with amino-acid sequence METYDVIVNQPVVIDNGSGVIKAGFAGDQIPKCRFPNYVGRPKHVRVMAGALEGDIFIGPKAEEHRGLLSIKYPMEHGHVTDWNDMEKIWTYIYSKDQLSTFSEEHPVLLTEAPLNPRPNREKAAELLFESFNVPALYISMQAVLSLYSTGRTTGVVLDSGDGVTHAVPIYEGFAMPHSIMRVDIAGRDVSRYLKLLLCKEGINLRTSAEFETVRTIKEKVCYLAANPVKEESVEVDNMQYTLPDGNIVKIGPARFRAPELLFRPDLIGEECEGLHEVLVYSIQKSDLDLRKILFKNIVLSGGSTLFKGFGDRLLAEIKKLAPKDVQIKISAPQERLYSTWIGGSILASLDTFKKMWVSKREFDEEGQRAVHRKMF; translated from the coding sequence atggaAACTTATGATGTCATAGTCAATCAACCGGTAGTAATAGATAATGGATCTGGTGTTATTAAAGCTGGATTTGCAGGTGATCAAATTCCTAAATGCAGGTTTCCAAATTACGTAGGACGCCCTAAACATGTCAGAGTAATGGCAGGAGCTCTAGAAGGAGATATTTTCATTGGACCGAAAGCTGAAGAACATAGGGGTTTACTTTCTattaaatatccaatggaacaTGGACATGTTACAGACTGGAATGATATGGAAAAAATTTGGACttatatttattcaaaagaTCAACTATCGACTTTTTCTGAAGAACATCCAGTGCTCCTAACTGAGGCACCTTTGAATCCCAGACCAAATAGAGAGAAAGCTGCAGAGTTGCTCTTTGAATCATTCAATGTGCCAGCACTTTACATCTCTATGCAAGCTGTGTTGAGTTTATATTCTACAGGTAGAACCACCGGTGTAGTTTTAGATTCAGGAGATGGTGTTACACATGCAGTACCAATTTATGAAGGATTTGCAATGCCACATAGTATAATGAGGGTAGACATAGCTGGGAGAGATGTATCTAGATATTTAAAACTTTTACTCTGTAAAGAAGGCATAAATCTTCGAACATCTGCTGAATTTGAAACGGTTCGCACAATCAAAGAAAAAGTATGTTATTTAGCAGCTAACCCTGTAAAAGAAGAATCTGTAGAAGTTGATAACATGCAGTATACACTTCCAGATGGAAACATAGTAAAAATAGGACCAGCCAGATTCAGGGCACCTGAACTCTTATTTAGACCAGATCTTATAGGTGAAGAATGTGAAGGTTTGCATGAAGTCCTTGTTTATTCCATTCAAAAGTCTGATTTGGatttgagaaaaattttattcaaaaatattgtgtTATCTGGCGGTTCCACATTATTTAAAGGTTTTGGGGATAGACTTCTAGCCGAAATTAAAAAACTTGCTCCTAAAGATGTTCAGATCAAAATTTCTGCTCCTCAAGAAAGATTATATTCCACTTGGATAGGCGGCTCTATTTTAGCATCTCTTGACACATTCAAGAAAATGTGGGTATCAAAGAGGGAATTTGATGAAGAAGGACAACGAGCTGTCCATCGAAAAATGTTCTAA